The Ranitomeya variabilis isolate aRanVar5 chromosome 7, aRanVar5.hap1, whole genome shotgun sequence genome includes a window with the following:
- the RBBP6 gene encoding E3 ubiquitin-protein ligase RBBP6 isoform X5, whose product MSCVHYKFSSKLNYDTVTFDGLHISLADLKKQIMGRERLKAADCDLQITNAQTQEEYTDETALIPKNSSVIVRRIPIGGVKTATKTFVISRAEPVSGTSKSIDDASASISLAQLAKTANLAEANASEEDKIRAMMSQSGHDYDPSNYLKKPLGPPPPSYTCFRCLKPGHYIKNCPTNGFLPLQDKGFESVPRIKKSTGIPRSFMMEVEDPNMRGAMLTNTGKYAIPTIDAVAYAMGKKEKPPFLPEAQSSSSEEEDPIPDELLCMICKDMMSDAVVIPCCGNSYCDECIRTSLLESEDHMCPTCHQTDVSPDNLIANKFLRQAVNNFKNETGYTKRIRKQQATSQQRQQQQQAAQPQRSAPQPTRPAQSRQQDPLIAPTTSAPTPTSSSQNPAAATTTTTSAAPSTTQANSQPPPVAPPTEPALPPVPVKKEREKPERESTYHHEKREGSREGSRASSSSGTSSSNLPLPNNNPLGDKGFHVPVLGQMPPSAHHLPPLTPLMRANIPRPSGPRPHMGWDGHSRGRHPHNDRPPRNQVPPLPSSGPVYVPPPAPIFPPPPPHGLQLPPGVPPPQFPPQFPPGQPPAAGYNVPPPGFPSAPATVSAPWVNPAVQAAHANTIPAQSLAPPLSKEEFYREQRRLKEESKSPYSGSSYSKSSYSYSKSRSGSSRSRSYSRSFSRSRSRSLSRSPSYQRKAHGKGRTYRSRSRSHGYPRSRSRSPYRRFHSRSRSPPYRPPSPANKRLLPQVEGERDYANRFREFPPYDIKAMYGRQPDMRDPYEKEAYREWERSYRDWYEKYYKGCAMNIIPRPRSPIGRENFPDNRFLLQPPARRDQSDYNRGHRDNYPPPLLPRLRPPLVSGYPEKLLPRDPHVKETRKSKEKEPLIPSGDSRVNKHKKHRKRRKEENEGVSKTGNDGSRKHRDDDGKRTEHTFVTTSKDDATPVRDEPMDAESIALKPASDKDKREKPKAKVDKTKRKVDVVNPPKKETASKVVKVEKAGDGEKVKSASTEPSSKKVKEETQKNEGSKHTSSQRDDKTSVPRKVQAKATKDSQDNKQTKDEKSKKDHAKDSKLDKPQIKEEKSKKASEKPRTAESKPDKRKRKLDEKPAEKEQEKPVKNIKVEPTETLKPPAAKLKSEAELVKPEKVPETDKTPTSTVTVKKIKLNRETGKKITNSEAAGGIEEAQEKNEPAAPAKPKTERGKGKVRKKVPAADGSTLVDYTSTSSTGGSPVRKAEEKQDAKRTVIKTLEEYNNDSTAPPEDVIIMIQVPQSKWDKDEFESEDDDAKDTQGASNTGKPMSVISKPASSVTLPEKEGKPASEGTPQDGKSTKETTVTQTKNRSKDKESPATEKESSDKRKGSSQNDSSSERNQQSSKDRSSEKQESGRGSSNKDITPTREKKSDHGDSRDRKQDYESREREKKDHDRDRKSEHDSRDKDKKSDHDKKQEHDSRERKAEHDSKDWERRQEHGSKERDRKQDQESRDRERRPEHDSKAKEKKPDSEGKEKKSDHDSREHTGSRRKDERRKESPAKSKDSSSSSQKVRARDSSREPKKTPRDSKSGSHSPGQERKPRTDQKSSESKRPSNADPVPSDRSSERGKEKNTSKSKISEDTGDKKSSHSKRSSPEVKTDKEATSEKTKVPQSRTTRLSTDLTRDADEASFVPDYNESDSEASVKQDDPQEPKNKDDERTAATDTANSTLPATSASSPAASRSRSHSPAGDTASRSSSVSSTGSPDKKKRKKEKKKHKKHKKHKKHKKHTGNESETEKGQKHKHKKKKSKKSKDKETEKEEAKAKPPAAV is encoded by the exons ATTGATGACGCTTCTGCATCTATATCTCTGGCCCAGCTTGCTAAG ACGGCCAATCTGGCTGAAGCCAATGCTTCGGAAGAGGATAAAATCAGAGCAATGATGTCTCAGTCCGGCCATGACTATGACCCTAGCAA ctaTTTGAAAAAGCCTTTGGGGCCCCCGCCTCCATCATACACCTGTTTTCGATGTTTAAAGCCCGGTCATTACATCAAGAATTGTCCGACAAATGGG TTTCTTCCTCTCCAGGACAAAGGTTTTGAGTCTGTTCCCAGGATTAAAAAGAGCACTGGGATTCCTCGCAGTTTTATGATGGAAGTGGAAGATCCCAATATGAGGGGGGCGATGCTCACAAACACTGGAAAATACGCCATACCGACCATTGATGC AGTGGCATACGCTATGGGCAAGAAGGAAAAGCCTCCGTTTCTTCCTGAGGCCCAGTCGTCCTCGTCTGAGGAGGAAGACCCCATCCCCGACGAGCTCCTGTGTATGATCTGTAAAGATATGATGAGCGATGCCGTCGTTATCCCCTGCTGTGGAAACAGCTATTGTGATGAAT GTATCCGCACTTCACTACTGGAATCGGAGGACCACATGTGCCCCACTTGTCATCAGACCGATGTCTCTCCTGATAACTTAATTGCCAATAAATTCTTACGTCAG GCTGTGAATAATTTTAAAAATGAAACTGGTTATACAAAGAGGATCCGTAAGCAACAGGCTACTTCCCAGCAGCGGCAACAGCAGCAGCAAGCGGCTCAGCCGCAACGTAGCGCCCCGCAGCCAACGCGGCCTGCTCAATCTCGCCAGCAAGATCCTCTTATCGCTCCCACTACTTCTGCGCCTACTCCGACGTCATCATCCCAAAACCCTGCTGCTGCTACTACCACTACCACGTCTGCTGCGCCCAGCACAACACAGGCCAATTCCCAGCCTCCGCCTGTGGCGCCCCCTACAGAGCCTGCATTGCCACCGGTACCTGTCAAAAAGGAGAGAGAGAAACCAGAGCGAGAATCTACGTATCA TCATGAAAAGCGTGAAGGTTCCCGTGAAGGATCTCGTGCTAGTTCTTCTTCCGGGACATCGTCGAGCAACTTACCACTGCCCAACAATAACCCCCTGGGAGACAAA GGCTTCCACGTTCCAGTGCTTGGACAGATGCCACCTTCTGCTCACCACCTCCCTCCTCTGA cgCCACTGATGAGAGCCAATATACCGAGACCTTCTGGACCACGGCCGCACATGGGATGGGACGG ACATAGCCGTGGCCGTCATCCTCACAATGATCGTCCACCGAGAAACCAAGTACCGCCTTTGCCATCCTCGGGTCCAGTATATGTTCCACCACCGGCGCCCATCTTTCCTCCACCGCCACCCCATGGTCTTCAGTTGCCTCCTGGTGTGCCACCACCTCAGTTCCCGCCACAGTTCCCACCTGGACAGCCTCCCGCAGCTGGCTACAACGTTCCACCCCCAGGCTTCCCCTCCGCGCCTGCTACTGTGTCTGCCCCGTGGGTCAATCCGGCCGTTCAGGCAGCACATGCGAACACTATTCCTGCCCAGTCCCTGGCACCACCGCTCTCTAAGGAGGAGTTCTACAGAGAGCAGCGGCGACTGAAGGAGGA GTCCAAATCTCCTTACTCTGGATCTTCTTACTCTAAAAGTTCCTACTCCTATTCTAAATCACGATCTGGCTCTTCAAGGTCACGTTCTTATTCCCGGTCTTTCAGTCGTTCACGTTCTCGGTCATTGTCGCGATCTCCTTCGTACCAGAGGAAAGCCCACGGAAAGGGACGTACTTACCGTTCCCGGTCCCGATCTCACGGATATCCTCGTTCCAGGTCAAGATCTCCATACAGAAGATTTCACTCTCGATCGAGATCCCCGCCCTACAGACCACCTTCTCCCGCCAATAAGCGACTGCTTCCACAAGTGGAAGGCGAACGAGATTACGCAAACCGCTTTCGTGAATTCCCGCCGTATGACATCAAAGCTATGTATGGCAGACAGCCAGATATGAGAGATCCTTATGAAAAAGAAGCCTATAGGGAATGGGAACGTAGTTACAGGGACTGGTACGAGAAGTATTATAAAGGATGCGCAATGAATATTATTCCGAGACCGAGGTCGCCCATTGGTAGGGAAAACTTCCCCGACAATAGATTTCTCCTTCAGCCTCCGGCTCGAAGAGATCAGTCGGATTATAATCGTGGCCATAGAGACAATTATCCTCCACCTTTACTACCCCGACTGCGCCCTCCTTTAGTTAGTGGTTATCCGGAGAAGCTTCTACCACGGGATCCACACGTAAAGGAAACTAGAAAATCAAAAGAAAAGGAACCTTTAATCCCATCTGGAGACTCCAGGGTAAACAAGCATAAGAAACACAGAAAGAGACGGAAAGAAGAAAACGAAGGCGTTTCCAAGACTGGAAATGATGGATCCAGAAAACACCGAGACGATGACGGCAAAAGAACTGAACATACGTTTGTGACCACCAGCAAGGATGATGCCACCCCAGTTAGAGACGAGCCCATGGATGCCGAGTCGATTGCGCTCAAGCCGGCCTCTGACAAGGACAAACGAGAAAAACCCAAAGCAAAAGTAGATAAGACCAAACGTAAGGTTGATGTCGTTAACCCGCCCAAGAAAGAAACTGCGTCCAAGGTAGTCAAGGTTGAAAAGGCAGGAGATGGAGAAAAAGTGAAATCTGCAAGCACTGAGCCATCCTCGAAAAAGGTCAAAGAGGAAACTCAGAAGAACGAGGGTTCAAAGCATACATCTAGCCAAAGAGATGATAAAACCTCGGTGCCTCGTAAAGTCCAGGCCAAGGCAACGAAAGACAGTCAGGATAATAAACAGACAAAAGATGAAAAAAGCAAAAAGGACCACGCAAAGGACTCAAAGTTGGACAAGCCCCAAATTAAGGaagaaaaatctaaaaaagctTCCGAAAAACCCCGAACGGCAGAGTCTAAACCCGATAAACGCAAAAGAAAACTTGACGAAAAACCTGCGGAAAAAGAGCAGGAGAAACCTGTGAAGAATATAAAAGTTGAGCCCACCGAGACTCTGAAACCCCCAGCTGCCAAACTGAAATCTGAGGCCGAGCTCGTCAAACCCGAGAAGGTTCCCGAGACGGACAAAACTCCTACGTCAACGGTGACTGTGAAAAAAATCAAACTGAATCGTGAGACTGGGAAAAAAATCACAAACTCCGAAGCTGCTGGTGGAATAGAAGAAGCGCAAGAGAAAAACGAGCCGGCTGCCCCCGCCAAACCGAAAACTGAACGTGGGAAGGGGAAAGTGAGAAAGAAGGTTCCTGCTGCTGATGGATCCACCTTGGTGGATTATACCAG CACCAGCTCCACAGGTGGAAGTCCTGTCCGGAAAGCGGAAGAAAAACAGGATGCCAAAAGAACGGTTATTAAGACCTTAGAAGAGTATAACAACGATAGTACGGCTCCACCGGAAGATGTCATAATAATGATTCAAGTACCACAGTCAAAATGGGACAAGGACGAGTTTGAGTCTGAGGACGATGATGCTAAGGACACGCAAGGAGCGTCCAATACGGGAAAGCCGATGAGCGTTATATCCAAACCAGCATCTTCTGTCACGTTGCCAGAAAAGGAAGGGAAGCCGGCAAGTGAAGGGACTCCACAAGATGGCAAATCCACCAAGGAAACTACAGTTACCCAGACCAAGAATAGATCAAAAGATAAGGAGAGTCCTGCAACTGAAAAGGAATCTTCTGATAAAAGAAAAGGAAGTTCCCAAAATGACAGCAGCTCTGAACGCAACCAACAGTCCTCGAAGGACCGGTCATCTGAAAAACAGGAATCTGGACGTGGCAGCTCCAACAAAGACATTACTCCCACTCGTGAGAAGAAGTCCGACCATGGGGACAGTAGAGACCGAAAGCAAGACTATGAGAGCAGAGAGCGGGAGAAGAAAGATCATGACCGAGACCGAAAGAGCGAGCATGACAGCAGAGACAAAGACAAAAAGAGCGATCACGACAAGAAGCAAGAACACGATTCCCGGGAGAGGAAAGCTGAACATGACAGCAAGGATTGGGAAAGGAGGCAAGAACATGGCAGCAAGGAACGAGACCGGAAACAAGACCAGGAAAGCAGAGATCGAGAAAGACGACCTGAGCATGATAGCAAGGCGAAGGAAAAGAAGCCGGACAGTGAAGGCAAAGAGAAAAAGTCAGATCATGACAGTCGGGAGCACACGGGATCCAGGAGGAAGGATGAGCGGAGAAAGGAATCTCCTGCCAAGAGCAAAGATTCATCATCCAGCTCCCAAAAAGTcagagccagagattcctctagagAACCTAAGAAAACCCCGAGAGACTCAAAGAGCGGCAGCCACAGCCCCGGTCAGGAACGCAAACCAAGAACGGACCAGAAGTCCTCAGAGTCTAAGCGGCCGTCCAATGCTGATCCGGTGCCATCTGACAGGAGTAGTGAGAGAGGGAAGGAGAAGAATACTTCTAAATCAAAAATTTCAGAAGACACGGGTGATAAAAAATCATCTCACTCCAAACGTTCCTCGCCGGAGGTAAAAACGGACAAGGAAGCCACCTCCGAGAAGACCAAGGTTCCTCAAAGCCGCACCACACGGCTCTCCACAGATTTAACGAGAGACGCCGACGAGGCCTCATTTGTGCCCGATTACAATGAAAGCGATAGCGAGGCCTCTGTCAAACAAGACGACCCTCAGGAACCCAAAAACAAGGACGACGAGCGCACGGCCGCTACAGATACGGCCAATAGTACTTTGCCCGCTACAAGCGCCAGCAGTCCGGCCGCCAGCAGAAGCCGTAGCCACAGTCCGGCCGGCGATACTGCTAGTCGAAGCAGTAGTGTAAGCTCAACGGGCAGCCCGGACAAAAAGAAAAGGAAGAAGGAAAAGAAGAAACACAAGAAGCATAAGAAACACAAGAAGCATAAGAAGCACACGGGCAACGAGTCAGAGACTGAGAAGGGCCAGAaacacaaacacaaaaaaaagaaatccaAGAAAAGTAAAGACAAAGAGACTGAAAAGGAGGAGGCCAAAGCCAAACCTCCCGCTGCCGTGTAA
- the RBBP6 gene encoding E3 ubiquitin-protein ligase RBBP6 isoform X1, whose product MSCVHYKFSSKLNYDTVTFDGLHISLADLKKQIMGRERLKAADCDLQITNAQTQEEYTDETALIPKNSSVIVRRIPIGGVKTATKTFVISRAEPVSGTSKSIDDASASISLAQLAKTANLAEANASEEDKIRAMMSQSGHDYDPSNYLKKPLGPPPPSYTCFRCLKPGHYIKNCPTNGFLPLQDKGFESVPRIKKSTGIPRSFMMEVEDPNMRGAMLTNTGKYAIPTIDAVAYAMGKKEKPPFLPEAQSSSSEEEDPIPDELLCMICKDMMSDAVVIPCCGNSYCDECIRTSLLESEDHMCPTCHQTDVSPDNLIANKFLRQAVNNFKNETGYTKRIRKQQATSQQRQQQQQAAQPQRSAPQPTRPAQSRQQDPLIAPTTSAPTPTSSSQNPAAATTTTTSAAPSTTQANSQPPPVAPPTEPALPPVPVKKEREKPERESTYHHEKREGSREGSRASSSSGTSSSNLPLPNNNPLGDKGFHVPVLGQMPPSAHHLPPLTPLMRANIPRPSGPRPHMGWDGHSRGRHPHNDRPPRNQVPPLPSSGPVYVPPPAPIFPPPPPHGLQLPPGVPPPQFPPQFPPGQPPAAGYNVPPPGFPSAPATVSAPWVNPAVQAAHANTIPAQSLAPPLSKEEFYREQRRLKEDNYTLSYREKKKSKLEEFANDFAKELLEYKKIQKERKRSYSRSKSPYSGSSYSKSSYSYSKSRSGSSRSRSYSRSFSRSRSRSLSRSPSYQRKAHGKGRTYRSRSRSHGYPRSRSRSPYRRFHSRSRSPPYRPPSPANKRLLPQVEGERDYANRFREFPPYDIKAMYGRQPDMRDPYEKEAYREWERSYRDWYEKYYKGCAMNIIPRPRSPIGRENFPDNRFLLQPPARRDQSDYNRGHRDNYPPPLLPRLRPPLVSGYPEKLLPRDPHVKETRKSKEKEPLIPSGDSRVNKHKKHRKRRKEENEGVSKTGNDGSRKHRDDDGKRTEHTFVTTSKDDATPVRDEPMDAESIALKPASDKDKREKPKAKVDKTKRKVDVVNPPKKETASKVVKVEKAGDGEKVKSASTEPSSKKVKEETQKNEGSKHTSSQRDDKTSVPRKVQAKATKDSQDNKQTKDEKSKKDHAKDSKLDKPQIKEEKSKKASEKPRTAESKPDKRKRKLDEKPAEKEQEKPVKNIKVEPTETLKPPAAKLKSEAELVKPEKVPETDKTPTSTVTVKKIKLNRETGKKITNSEAAGGIEEAQEKNEPAAPAKPKTERGKGKVRKKVPAADGSTLVDYTSTSSTGGSPVRKAEEKQDAKRTVIKTLEEYNNDSTAPPEDVIIMIQVPQSKWDKDEFESEDDDAKDTQGASNTGKPMSVISKPASSVTLPEKEGKPASEGTPQDGKSTKETTVTQTKNRSKDKESPATEKESSDKRKGSSQNDSSSERNQQSSKDRSSEKQESGRGSSNKDITPTREKKSDHGDSRDRKQDYESREREKKDHDRDRKSEHDSRDKDKKSDHDKKQEHDSRERKAEHDSKDWERRQEHGSKERDRKQDQESRDRERRPEHDSKAKEKKPDSEGKEKKSDHDSREHTGSRRKDERRKESPAKSKDSSSSSQKVRARDSSREPKKTPRDSKSGSHSPGQERKPRTDQKSSESKRPSNADPVPSDRSSERGKEKNTSKSKISEDTGDKKSSHSKRSSPEVKTDKEATSEKTKVPQSRTTRLSTDLTRDADEASFVPDYNESDSEASVKQDDPQEPKNKDDERTAATDTANSTLPATSASSPAASRSRSHSPAGDTASRSSSVSSTGSPDKKKRKKEKKKHKKHKKHKKHKKHTGNESETEKGQKHKHKKKKSKKSKDKETEKEEAKAKPPAAV is encoded by the exons ATTGATGACGCTTCTGCATCTATATCTCTGGCCCAGCTTGCTAAG ACGGCCAATCTGGCTGAAGCCAATGCTTCGGAAGAGGATAAAATCAGAGCAATGATGTCTCAGTCCGGCCATGACTATGACCCTAGCAA ctaTTTGAAAAAGCCTTTGGGGCCCCCGCCTCCATCATACACCTGTTTTCGATGTTTAAAGCCCGGTCATTACATCAAGAATTGTCCGACAAATGGG TTTCTTCCTCTCCAGGACAAAGGTTTTGAGTCTGTTCCCAGGATTAAAAAGAGCACTGGGATTCCTCGCAGTTTTATGATGGAAGTGGAAGATCCCAATATGAGGGGGGCGATGCTCACAAACACTGGAAAATACGCCATACCGACCATTGATGC AGTGGCATACGCTATGGGCAAGAAGGAAAAGCCTCCGTTTCTTCCTGAGGCCCAGTCGTCCTCGTCTGAGGAGGAAGACCCCATCCCCGACGAGCTCCTGTGTATGATCTGTAAAGATATGATGAGCGATGCCGTCGTTATCCCCTGCTGTGGAAACAGCTATTGTGATGAAT GTATCCGCACTTCACTACTGGAATCGGAGGACCACATGTGCCCCACTTGTCATCAGACCGATGTCTCTCCTGATAACTTAATTGCCAATAAATTCTTACGTCAG GCTGTGAATAATTTTAAAAATGAAACTGGTTATACAAAGAGGATCCGTAAGCAACAGGCTACTTCCCAGCAGCGGCAACAGCAGCAGCAAGCGGCTCAGCCGCAACGTAGCGCCCCGCAGCCAACGCGGCCTGCTCAATCTCGCCAGCAAGATCCTCTTATCGCTCCCACTACTTCTGCGCCTACTCCGACGTCATCATCCCAAAACCCTGCTGCTGCTACTACCACTACCACGTCTGCTGCGCCCAGCACAACACAGGCCAATTCCCAGCCTCCGCCTGTGGCGCCCCCTACAGAGCCTGCATTGCCACCGGTACCTGTCAAAAAGGAGAGAGAGAAACCAGAGCGAGAATCTACGTATCA TCATGAAAAGCGTGAAGGTTCCCGTGAAGGATCTCGTGCTAGTTCTTCTTCCGGGACATCGTCGAGCAACTTACCACTGCCCAACAATAACCCCCTGGGAGACAAA GGCTTCCACGTTCCAGTGCTTGGACAGATGCCACCTTCTGCTCACCACCTCCCTCCTCTGA cgCCACTGATGAGAGCCAATATACCGAGACCTTCTGGACCACGGCCGCACATGGGATGGGACGG ACATAGCCGTGGCCGTCATCCTCACAATGATCGTCCACCGAGAAACCAAGTACCGCCTTTGCCATCCTCGGGTCCAGTATATGTTCCACCACCGGCGCCCATCTTTCCTCCACCGCCACCCCATGGTCTTCAGTTGCCTCCTGGTGTGCCACCACCTCAGTTCCCGCCACAGTTCCCACCTGGACAGCCTCCCGCAGCTGGCTACAACGTTCCACCCCCAGGCTTCCCCTCCGCGCCTGCTACTGTGTCTGCCCCGTGGGTCAATCCGGCCGTTCAGGCAGCACATGCGAACACTATTCCTGCCCAGTCCCTGGCACCACCGCTCTCTAAGGAGGAGTTCTACAGAGAGCAGCGGCGACTGAAGGAGGA taattATACACTTTCCTATAGAGAGAAGAAGAAATCAAAACTTGAGGAATTTGCAAACGACTTTGCGAAAGAACTGCTGGAATACAAGAAAATACAAAAAGAGCGGAAGCGATCCTATTCCAG GTCCAAATCTCCTTACTCTGGATCTTCTTACTCTAAAAGTTCCTACTCCTATTCTAAATCACGATCTGGCTCTTCAAGGTCACGTTCTTATTCCCGGTCTTTCAGTCGTTCACGTTCTCGGTCATTGTCGCGATCTCCTTCGTACCAGAGGAAAGCCCACGGAAAGGGACGTACTTACCGTTCCCGGTCCCGATCTCACGGATATCCTCGTTCCAGGTCAAGATCTCCATACAGAAGATTTCACTCTCGATCGAGATCCCCGCCCTACAGACCACCTTCTCCCGCCAATAAGCGACTGCTTCCACAAGTGGAAGGCGAACGAGATTACGCAAACCGCTTTCGTGAATTCCCGCCGTATGACATCAAAGCTATGTATGGCAGACAGCCAGATATGAGAGATCCTTATGAAAAAGAAGCCTATAGGGAATGGGAACGTAGTTACAGGGACTGGTACGAGAAGTATTATAAAGGATGCGCAATGAATATTATTCCGAGACCGAGGTCGCCCATTGGTAGGGAAAACTTCCCCGACAATAGATTTCTCCTTCAGCCTCCGGCTCGAAGAGATCAGTCGGATTATAATCGTGGCCATAGAGACAATTATCCTCCACCTTTACTACCCCGACTGCGCCCTCCTTTAGTTAGTGGTTATCCGGAGAAGCTTCTACCACGGGATCCACACGTAAAGGAAACTAGAAAATCAAAAGAAAAGGAACCTTTAATCCCATCTGGAGACTCCAGGGTAAACAAGCATAAGAAACACAGAAAGAGACGGAAAGAAGAAAACGAAGGCGTTTCCAAGACTGGAAATGATGGATCCAGAAAACACCGAGACGATGACGGCAAAAGAACTGAACATACGTTTGTGACCACCAGCAAGGATGATGCCACCCCAGTTAGAGACGAGCCCATGGATGCCGAGTCGATTGCGCTCAAGCCGGCCTCTGACAAGGACAAACGAGAAAAACCCAAAGCAAAAGTAGATAAGACCAAACGTAAGGTTGATGTCGTTAACCCGCCCAAGAAAGAAACTGCGTCCAAGGTAGTCAAGGTTGAAAAGGCAGGAGATGGAGAAAAAGTGAAATCTGCAAGCACTGAGCCATCCTCGAAAAAGGTCAAAGAGGAAACTCAGAAGAACGAGGGTTCAAAGCATACATCTAGCCAAAGAGATGATAAAACCTCGGTGCCTCGTAAAGTCCAGGCCAAGGCAACGAAAGACAGTCAGGATAATAAACAGACAAAAGATGAAAAAAGCAAAAAGGACCACGCAAAGGACTCAAAGTTGGACAAGCCCCAAATTAAGGaagaaaaatctaaaaaagctTCCGAAAAACCCCGAACGGCAGAGTCTAAACCCGATAAACGCAAAAGAAAACTTGACGAAAAACCTGCGGAAAAAGAGCAGGAGAAACCTGTGAAGAATATAAAAGTTGAGCCCACCGAGACTCTGAAACCCCCAGCTGCCAAACTGAAATCTGAGGCCGAGCTCGTCAAACCCGAGAAGGTTCCCGAGACGGACAAAACTCCTACGTCAACGGTGACTGTGAAAAAAATCAAACTGAATCGTGAGACTGGGAAAAAAATCACAAACTCCGAAGCTGCTGGTGGAATAGAAGAAGCGCAAGAGAAAAACGAGCCGGCTGCCCCCGCCAAACCGAAAACTGAACGTGGGAAGGGGAAAGTGAGAAAGAAGGTTCCTGCTGCTGATGGATCCACCTTGGTGGATTATACCAG CACCAGCTCCACAGGTGGAAGTCCTGTCCGGAAAGCGGAAGAAAAACAGGATGCCAAAAGAACGGTTATTAAGACCTTAGAAGAGTATAACAACGATAGTACGGCTCCACCGGAAGATGTCATAATAATGATTCAAGTACCACAGTCAAAATGGGACAAGGACGAGTTTGAGTCTGAGGACGATGATGCTAAGGACACGCAAGGAGCGTCCAATACGGGAAAGCCGATGAGCGTTATATCCAAACCAGCATCTTCTGTCACGTTGCCAGAAAAGGAAGGGAAGCCGGCAAGTGAAGGGACTCCACAAGATGGCAAATCCACCAAGGAAACTACAGTTACCCAGACCAAGAATAGATCAAAAGATAAGGAGAGTCCTGCAACTGAAAAGGAATCTTCTGATAAAAGAAAAGGAAGTTCCCAAAATGACAGCAGCTCTGAACGCAACCAACAGTCCTCGAAGGACCGGTCATCTGAAAAACAGGAATCTGGACGTGGCAGCTCCAACAAAGACATTACTCCCACTCGTGAGAAGAAGTCCGACCATGGGGACAGTAGAGACCGAAAGCAAGACTATGAGAGCAGAGAGCGGGAGAAGAAAGATCATGACCGAGACCGAAAGAGCGAGCATGACAGCAGAGACAAAGACAAAAAGAGCGATCACGACAAGAAGCAAGAACACGATTCCCGGGAGAGGAAAGCTGAACATGACAGCAAGGATTGGGAAAGGAGGCAAGAACATGGCAGCAAGGAACGAGACCGGAAACAAGACCAGGAAAGCAGAGATCGAGAAAGACGACCTGAGCATGATAGCAAGGCGAAGGAAAAGAAGCCGGACAGTGAAGGCAAAGAGAAAAAGTCAGATCATGACAGTCGGGAGCACACGGGATCCAGGAGGAAGGATGAGCGGAGAAAGGAATCTCCTGCCAAGAGCAAAGATTCATCATCCAGCTCCCAAAAAGTcagagccagagattcctctagagAACCTAAGAAAACCCCGAGAGACTCAAAGAGCGGCAGCCACAGCCCCGGTCAGGAACGCAAACCAAGAACGGACCAGAAGTCCTCAGAGTCTAAGCGGCCGTCCAATGCTGATCCGGTGCCATCTGACAGGAGTAGTGAGAGAGGGAAGGAGAAGAATACTTCTAAATCAAAAATTTCAGAAGACACGGGTGATAAAAAATCATCTCACTCCAAACGTTCCTCGCCGGAGGTAAAAACGGACAAGGAAGCCACCTCCGAGAAGACCAAGGTTCCTCAAAGCCGCACCACACGGCTCTCCACAGATTTAACGAGAGACGCCGACGAGGCCTCATTTGTGCCCGATTACAATGAAAGCGATAGCGAGGCCTCTGTCAAACAAGACGACCCTCAGGAACCCAAAAACAAGGACGACGAGCGCACGGCCGCTACAGATACGGCCAATAGTACTTTGCCCGCTACAAGCGCCAGCAGTCCGGCCGCCAGCAGAAGCCGTAGCCACAGTCCGGCCGGCGATACTGCTAGTCGAAGCAGTAGTGTAAGCTCAACGGGCAGCCCGGACAAAAAGAAAAGGAAGAAGGAAAAGAAGAAACACAAGAAGCATAAGAAACACAAGAAGCATAAGAAGCACACGGGCAACGAGTCAGAGACTGAGAAGGGCCAGAaacacaaacacaaaaaaaagaaatccaAGAAAAGTAAAGACAAAGAGACTGAAAAGGAGGAGGCCAAAGCCAAACCTCCCGCTGCCGTGTAA